The following proteins come from a genomic window of Pyxidicoccus sp. MSG2:
- a CDS encoding zinc-dependent alcohol dehydrogenase family protein — MKAYEIRDGFGLDKLVACERPDPTPGPFQVRVRVKATSLNQRDLMMVEGRYNPRQKLPLIPNSDGAGVVDAVGQGVTRVKPGDRVMGLFSQAWLAGEPSRVAQTSTLGGPLDGALADTMLLHEDGVVLTPAHLSDEEAATLPCAAVTAWSALVTYGGLKAGDSVLVQGTGGVSIFALQIARMLGARVILTSSRDEKLEKARALGAHEVINYATTADWDKAARAMTGGVGVDHVVEVGGAGTFEKSLRAVRVGGTVSVIGVLSGGAGTVPLTPILMQNLRVQGILVGHRQGFEAMNRALTLHGVRPVVDRVFPFAEARAAFEYLKSGAHFGKVVIRVG, encoded by the coding sequence ATGAAGGCCTACGAGATTCGAGACGGATTCGGATTGGACAAGCTGGTGGCGTGCGAGCGGCCGGACCCGACGCCCGGGCCGTTCCAGGTGCGCGTGCGGGTGAAGGCCACGAGCCTCAACCAGCGCGACTTGATGATGGTGGAGGGCCGCTACAACCCGCGCCAGAAGCTGCCGCTGATTCCGAACTCGGATGGGGCGGGCGTGGTGGACGCGGTGGGGCAGGGTGTCACGCGCGTGAAGCCCGGTGACAGGGTGATGGGCCTCTTCTCGCAGGCGTGGCTCGCCGGGGAGCCGAGCCGTGTGGCGCAGACGAGCACGCTGGGCGGGCCGCTGGATGGCGCGCTCGCGGACACGATGCTGCTCCATGAGGACGGCGTGGTGCTCACGCCCGCGCACCTGTCCGACGAGGAGGCCGCGACGCTCCCGTGCGCGGCCGTCACGGCGTGGAGCGCGCTCGTCACGTACGGGGGACTGAAGGCGGGGGACTCGGTGCTGGTGCAGGGCACCGGCGGTGTCTCCATCTTCGCGCTCCAGATTGCGCGGATGCTGGGGGCGCGCGTCATCCTGACGTCGAGCCGGGACGAGAAGCTGGAGAAGGCCCGCGCGCTGGGGGCGCACGAGGTCATCAACTACGCGACGACGGCGGACTGGGACAAGGCGGCTCGGGCGATGACGGGCGGCGTGGGCGTGGACCACGTCGTGGAGGTGGGCGGGGCGGGGACGTTCGAGAAGTCACTGCGCGCGGTGCGCGTCGGCGGCACGGTGTCCGTCATCGGCGTGCTCAGCGGCGGCGCGGGCACGGTGCCGCTCACGCCCATCCTGATGCAGAACCTGCGCGTGCAGGGCATCCTCGTGGGCCACCGTCAGGGCTTCGAGGCGATGAACCGCGCGCTGACGCTGCACGGCGTGCGGCCCGTGGTGGACCGCGTGTTCCCCTTCGCCGAGGCGCGCGCCGCCTTCGAGTACCTCAAGAGCGGGGCGCACTTCGGGAAGGTGGTCATCCGGGTGGGGTGA
- a CDS encoding multiheme c-type cytochrome, with product MHALLLTLALLAAAPTPRFPQGTARMEPGPAPHGLPDWDVKRCEECHPSQVESWRNSGHANARIDDVFQVAITEDRPAWCVQCHAPLARNLERGALPPNSPTEEHGVTCAGCHATLGEARTTPGMPCAGCHQFGFPVLDGGGQRVRLSSTQWQQDTVGEWTRWREQSHDTRHCTDCHMPRGDHGLGGTRRTESLKAALVVEQTRGALRISTREVGHAFPTGDVMRWVSVEVANEPLFESPRTVATFGRRLEVRAWPGEPLPHLGAVEDTRLRPGETRRVPVPESARYARIVYHLVSREQEDSGLYPAGLSRLVLWAAPVQARPPSKDKEHEP from the coding sequence GTGCACGCCCTCCTCCTCACCCTCGCGCTGCTCGCCGCCGCGCCCACGCCACGCTTTCCCCAGGGCACGGCACGGATGGAGCCGGGGCCCGCGCCGCACGGCCTGCCCGACTGGGACGTGAAGCGCTGCGAGGAGTGCCACCCGTCCCAGGTGGAGTCCTGGCGAAACAGCGGTCACGCCAACGCTCGCATCGACGACGTCTTCCAGGTCGCCATCACCGAGGACCGCCCCGCCTGGTGCGTGCAGTGCCACGCCCCTCTCGCGCGCAACCTGGAGCGCGGCGCCCTCCCACCCAACAGCCCCACCGAGGAGCACGGAGTCACCTGCGCCGGCTGTCACGCCACGCTCGGCGAGGCCCGCACCACGCCGGGCATGCCCTGCGCAGGCTGCCACCAGTTCGGCTTCCCGGTGCTGGACGGCGGAGGTCAGCGGGTGCGCCTCTCGTCCACTCAATGGCAGCAGGACACGGTGGGCGAGTGGACGCGCTGGCGCGAGCAATCGCATGACACGCGCCACTGCACGGACTGCCACATGCCGCGCGGAGACCACGGCCTGGGCGGCACGCGACGCACGGAGTCCCTCAAGGCCGCGCTCGTGGTGGAGCAGACGCGAGGCGCGCTCCGAATCTCCACGCGAGAGGTGGGCCACGCCTTCCCCACGGGCGACGTCATGCGCTGGGTGAGCGTGGAGGTGGCGAACGAGCCCCTCTTCGAGTCCCCGCGAACGGTGGCCACCTTCGGCCGTCGGCTCGAAGTCCGCGCCTGGCCGGGCGAGCCACTGCCGCACCTGGGCGCGGTGGAGGACACCCGGCTGCGGCCCGGAGAGACGCGCCGCGTGCCCGTGCCCGAGAGCGCCCGCTACGCCCGCATCGTCTATCACCTCGTGTCCCGGGAGCAGGAAGACTCGGGGCTGTACCCCGCGGGGCTGTCGCGGCTGGTGCTGTGGGCCGCGCCAGTGCAAGCCCGCCCGCCGTCCAAGGACAAGGAGCACGAACCATGA
- a CDS encoding NADase-type glycan-binding domain-containing protein, with protein MILLSLILAAAPPVMLEPDAGGAHRLHPRRVTASSFLENGWNKHAQNYLPLYVADDDPTTAWVEGAKGRGEGEALEWWGPALTKAKSFRVFLRNGFQKSDKLFRANARPRKVKLEPLVQAETGAQVTGTALEAELKDVQGWQEVRLPVPAQVQGVRLTLVSTYPGSAYDDTCLSDLRVYVEGEDPYKPEAEAAAYEQVRSFAYERKQAAERNDTQAKLEWAPRYKAEKLLSLKRTWEQGAIPEGMSGAVGVLATVPEKEAYREALARAREVATLFDRADLEREGQDSEARAKWTRVKPAQLRPQRAAARAALSVMDDDGLVRIAGLLHQGDASFFEADATQAQMRARIEKTRKQEAQVQKVCVSQCVERRKTEAPPADGYDCSCEEECMGCFDGPLSSKEEQLKHQLTGGEFIVGPLARPTAFLRGLTEESGSRESWLTFRQTLVSYAGDKASVVIIRSHAEQNLEVGEPLRIHVLEWTEAGGKARVSSITSFIVNELTVRVVRYRPATNA; from the coding sequence ATGATTCTCCTCTCACTCATCCTCGCCGCCGCGCCGCCGGTGATGCTCGAACCCGACGCGGGCGGTGCGCACCGGCTGCACCCGCGACGCGTGACGGCGTCCTCCTTCCTGGAGAACGGCTGGAACAAGCACGCGCAGAACTACCTGCCCCTCTACGTCGCGGACGACGACCCGACCACCGCGTGGGTGGAGGGCGCGAAGGGACGCGGCGAGGGCGAGGCCCTGGAGTGGTGGGGCCCCGCGCTCACGAAGGCGAAGTCCTTCCGCGTCTTCCTGCGCAACGGCTTCCAGAAGTCCGACAAGCTCTTCCGCGCCAACGCGCGCCCGCGCAAGGTGAAGCTGGAGCCGCTCGTCCAGGCCGAGACGGGCGCGCAGGTGACGGGCACCGCGCTGGAGGCGGAGCTCAAGGACGTGCAGGGCTGGCAGGAGGTGCGCCTGCCCGTGCCGGCGCAGGTGCAAGGCGTGCGGCTCACGCTCGTGTCCACGTACCCCGGCAGCGCGTACGACGACACCTGCCTCAGTGACTTGCGCGTCTACGTGGAGGGCGAGGACCCCTACAAGCCCGAGGCGGAGGCCGCCGCCTACGAGCAGGTGCGCTCCTTCGCCTACGAGCGGAAGCAGGCCGCCGAGCGCAACGACACCCAGGCGAAGCTGGAGTGGGCGCCGCGCTACAAGGCGGAGAAGCTGCTGTCGCTGAAGCGCACCTGGGAGCAGGGCGCCATTCCCGAGGGCATGTCCGGAGCAGTCGGCGTCCTCGCCACCGTCCCCGAGAAGGAGGCCTACCGCGAGGCGCTCGCTCGTGCGCGCGAAGTGGCTACCCTGTTCGACCGCGCGGACCTGGAGCGCGAGGGCCAGGACTCGGAGGCCCGGGCGAAATGGACGCGCGTGAAGCCCGCCCAGCTCCGGCCCCAGCGGGCCGCCGCGCGGGCCGCGCTCTCCGTCATGGATGACGACGGCCTGGTGCGCATCGCGGGGTTGCTGCACCAGGGGGACGCCTCCTTCTTCGAGGCCGATGCCACCCAGGCGCAGATGCGCGCGCGAATCGAGAAGACCCGCAAGCAGGAGGCCCAGGTGCAGAAGGTCTGCGTGTCGCAGTGCGTGGAGCGCCGCAAGACGGAGGCACCGCCCGCGGACGGCTATGACTGCAGCTGCGAAGAGGAGTGCATGGGTTGCTTCGACGGCCCGCTGAGCAGCAAGGAGGAGCAGCTCAAGCACCAGCTCACCGGCGGCGAGTTCATCGTCGGCCCCCTCGCACGCCCCACCGCCTTCCTGCGCGGACTGACCGAGGAGTCCGGAAGCCGCGAGTCCTGGCTCACCTTCCGTCAGACGCTCGTCAGCTACGCGGGGGACAAGGCCAGCGTGGTGATCATCCGCTCGCACGCGGAACAGAACCTGGAGGTCGGCGAGCCCCTGCGCATCCACGTGCTCGAGTGGACCGAGGCGGGCGGCAAGGCCCGCGTGTCGTCCATCACCTCCTTCATCGTCAATGAACTCACCGTTCGCGTGGTGCGCTACCGCCCCGCCACCAACGCCTGA
- a CDS encoding PIN domain-containing protein, whose amino-acid sequence MPSSLPVVLDTNVVLDLFAFDDAYARPLAEALEAGTLTAWADADTLAELGYVLASRNFRPGWDAAARQKTQERYRALVRVVPAGEGTPTPELPRCRDRDDQMFLLLAARAGAVWLVSKDKRVLSMAGRSGLPFTILTVRQAVERLQALVAGR is encoded by the coding sequence ATGCCTTCCTCGCTCCCAGTCGTCCTCGATACCAACGTGGTGCTGGACCTCTTCGCCTTCGACGACGCGTACGCCCGCCCCCTGGCCGAGGCCCTCGAGGCGGGGACGCTCACGGCCTGGGCGGACGCGGACACGCTGGCGGAGCTGGGCTACGTGCTCGCGTCTCGCAACTTCCGTCCGGGGTGGGACGCGGCGGCGCGGCAGAAGACGCAGGAGCGCTACCGGGCCCTGGTGCGCGTGGTGCCGGCGGGGGAGGGGACACCCACGCCGGAACTGCCCCGCTGTCGCGACAGGGACGACCAGATGTTCCTCCTCCTGGCCGCCCGCGCCGGGGCCGTGTGGCTGGTGAGCAAGGACAAGCGCGTGCTGTCCATGGCCGGCCGCAGCGGTCTGCCCTTCACCATCCTCACCGTGCGGCAGGCCGTGGAGCGCCTTCAGGCGTTGGTGGCGGGGCGGTAG
- a CDS encoding VWA domain-containing protein, whose translation MGHGSYSYEAHETMTRARSELPRQEVFRQERCHPLMEPNGVKWRESRDSEAHPQSLGIIFSLDVTGSMGEIPDLLARHRLPAFMKALLDAGIPDPQVLFMAVGDADCDRAPLQVGQFESSERQMDQWLTWSYLEGGGGAAGTESYELGMYFAARHTDLDCWRKRKRRGYFFMTGDERPYGYVSRKQVKQLIGDTLEQDLPVKQVVDELQHTYEPFFLIPDLARRRNCERDWRELLGDRVICMEDPTDTVEVTAGLVGLCEGAFSDLDAVARHLKTQGLTRQRLGAVIRALTPFAATLGRDGIPRPELEDEHLPTNDDNSGHRRLR comes from the coding sequence ATGGGACACGGGAGCTACAGCTACGAGGCTCACGAGACGATGACCCGGGCGCGGTCGGAGTTGCCGCGCCAGGAGGTCTTCCGGCAGGAGCGCTGCCATCCGCTGATGGAGCCGAACGGCGTGAAGTGGCGCGAGAGCCGCGACAGCGAGGCGCATCCACAGTCGCTCGGCATCATCTTCTCGCTCGACGTCACCGGCTCCATGGGAGAAATCCCCGACCTGCTGGCGCGGCATCGGCTGCCGGCCTTCATGAAGGCGCTGCTGGACGCGGGCATTCCCGACCCGCAGGTGCTCTTCATGGCGGTGGGTGACGCGGACTGCGACCGCGCGCCGCTCCAGGTGGGCCAGTTCGAGTCCTCCGAGCGGCAGATGGACCAGTGGCTCACGTGGAGCTACCTGGAGGGAGGCGGCGGCGCGGCGGGGACGGAGTCCTACGAGCTGGGCATGTACTTCGCTGCCCGCCACACGGACCTGGACTGCTGGCGCAAGCGCAAGCGGCGCGGCTACTTCTTCATGACGGGAGACGAGCGGCCCTACGGCTATGTCTCGCGCAAGCAGGTGAAGCAGCTCATCGGCGACACGCTGGAGCAGGACCTGCCGGTGAAGCAGGTGGTGGACGAGCTGCAACACACCTACGAGCCGTTCTTCCTCATCCCTGACCTCGCGCGGCGGCGCAACTGCGAGCGCGACTGGCGGGAGCTGCTCGGCGACCGCGTCATCTGCATGGAGGACCCCACCGACACCGTGGAGGTGACAGCGGGGCTGGTGGGGCTGTGCGAGGGCGCATTCTCCGACCTGGATGCGGTCGCCCGGCACTTGAAGACGCAGGGCCTGACGCGGCAGCGACTGGGTGCCGTCATCCGCGCGCTCACGCCCTTCGCGGCGACGCTGGGGCGGGACGGCATCCCCCGGCCCGAGCTGGAGGACGAGCACCTGCCCACGAACGACGACAACTCGGGGCACCGGCGCCTGCGCTGA
- a CDS encoding adenylosuccinate synthetase has protein sequence MSSSRTAHLVVDLGFGDAGKGTLTDWLVRRHDARLVVRFNGGAQAGHNVVTDDGRHHTFSQFGAGTFVPGVRTHLARPTILHPLAMRVEARYLAERGVPDALDRTTVSEGARVITPFHQAVGRLRELARGAGRHGTCGVGVGETVRDALAHPEDALHAGDLSQPVSLARKARAAQERLRSELADVLRAARTHPQAAPELALLDDPDVAERWAEAVQALRPRERVVGDDALGARLREGTTVFEGAQGVLLDEWRGFHPHTTWSTCTFDLALELLREQDFDGDIHRLGVLRTYATRHGEGPFPTEEPTLAPALPEPHNGAAGWQGGFRVGAFDSVLARYALAACGGVDSLALTHLDRLAARWPVCTAYRAPSMEDDVLVRDAADASRVTAPRLGPHRDLAHQERLTRALAACTPSREELHLGEPPAGRADRFVAWVESTLGVRVSVTSHGPASRDKRERGLTGRAAPG, from the coding sequence ATGAGTTCCTCCCGCACAGCCCACCTCGTCGTCGACCTCGGCTTCGGAGATGCCGGGAAGGGCACGCTCACCGACTGGCTGGTGCGCCGCCACGACGCGCGCCTCGTGGTGCGCTTCAACGGAGGAGCCCAGGCCGGCCACAACGTCGTCACCGATGACGGGCGGCACCACACCTTCTCGCAGTTCGGCGCGGGCACCTTCGTCCCGGGCGTGCGCACGCACCTGGCGCGGCCCACCATCCTCCATCCGCTGGCCATGCGGGTGGAGGCCCGCTACCTCGCGGAGCGCGGCGTGCCGGACGCGCTGGACCGGACCACGGTGAGCGAGGGAGCGCGAGTCATCACGCCCTTCCATCAGGCGGTGGGCAGGCTGCGCGAGCTGGCGCGAGGCGCGGGGCGCCACGGCACCTGCGGCGTCGGCGTGGGCGAGACGGTGCGGGATGCGCTCGCGCACCCGGAGGACGCGCTCCACGCGGGAGACTTGAGCCAACCCGTGTCGCTCGCGCGCAAGGCCCGCGCCGCACAGGAACGGCTGCGCTCGGAGCTGGCGGACGTGCTGCGCGCCGCGAGGACACATCCCCAAGCGGCGCCAGAGCTGGCGCTCCTGGATGACCCGGACGTCGCCGAGCGCTGGGCAGAAGCCGTGCAGGCCCTGCGCCCCCGCGAGCGCGTGGTGGGCGACGACGCGTTGGGAGCACGGCTCCGCGAGGGCACCACCGTCTTCGAGGGTGCACAGGGCGTGCTGCTGGACGAGTGGCGCGGCTTCCACCCACACACCACCTGGAGCACCTGCACCTTCGACCTCGCGCTGGAGCTGCTGCGCGAGCAGGACTTCGACGGTGACATCCACCGGCTCGGCGTCCTGCGCACCTATGCCACCCGCCACGGCGAAGGCCCCTTCCCCACCGAGGAGCCCACCCTCGCGCCCGCCCTTCCCGAGCCACACAACGGCGCCGCGGGCTGGCAGGGAGGCTTCCGCGTGGGCGCCTTCGATTCCGTGCTCGCGCGTTACGCCCTGGCCGCTTGTGGCGGCGTGGACTCCCTGGCACTCACCCACCTGGACCGGCTCGCGGCCCGCTGGCCCGTGTGCACGGCGTACCGTGCACCGTCGATGGAGGACGACGTGCTCGTCCGGGACGCAGCGGATGCGTCCCGCGTGACGGCGCCGCGCCTGGGCCCACACCGCGACCTCGCCCACCAGGAGCGCCTCACCCGCGCGCTGGCCGCGTGCACGCCCAGCCGCGAGGAGCTCCACCTGGGAGAGCCTCCCGCCGGGCGAGCGGACCGCTTCGTGGCGTGGGTGGAATCCACGCTGGGAGTCCGGGTGTCGGTGACGTCCCACGGCCCCGCCTCACGAGACAAGCGGGAGCGGGGGCTGACGGGGCGAGCGGCTCCAGGCTAG
- a CDS encoding VWA domain-containing protein, whose product MGYGSYSYEAHEAMTKARKDLPQQEVFTQRACHPKMDPHGVRFRESRDSEAHPNSLSVVMALDVTGSMGNIPEILARQTLPSFMKDLMEAGIPDPQVMFMAVGDAYMDRAPLQAGQFESSEQQMDQWLTWMFLERGGGNNPGETYELGMYFAAEHTAMDCFEKRGKKGYFFMTGDEPAFHSVSKEHIEKLIGTKQGRDVPMEEVVSRLDKTFHPFFLIPDQNRRGRCEAFWRKYMGDRVICMDDPADTCDVAAALVALTERAVPSVDAVAARLLASGTPKERVKGIVRAIEPWAQVLRRAT is encoded by the coding sequence ATGGGGTACGGCAGCTACAGCTACGAAGCGCACGAGGCGATGACGAAGGCCCGCAAGGACCTCCCGCAGCAGGAGGTCTTCACGCAGCGCGCCTGTCACCCGAAGATGGACCCTCACGGCGTGCGGTTCCGCGAGAGCCGTGACAGTGAGGCGCACCCCAACTCGCTCTCCGTCGTCATGGCGCTCGACGTGACGGGCTCCATGGGCAACATCCCCGAAATCCTCGCGCGCCAGACGCTGCCGTCCTTCATGAAGGACCTGATGGAGGCGGGCATCCCCGACCCACAAGTGATGTTCATGGCGGTGGGCGACGCGTACATGGACCGCGCGCCCCTCCAGGCGGGCCAGTTCGAGTCCTCCGAGCAGCAGATGGACCAGTGGCTCACGTGGATGTTCCTGGAGCGCGGCGGCGGCAACAACCCGGGGGAGACGTACGAGCTGGGCATGTACTTCGCCGCCGAACACACCGCGATGGACTGCTTCGAGAAGCGAGGCAAGAAGGGCTACTTCTTCATGACGGGCGACGAGCCCGCCTTCCACTCCGTGTCGAAAGAGCACATCGAGAAGCTCATCGGCACGAAGCAGGGGCGCGACGTGCCCATGGAAGAAGTGGTCAGCCGGCTGGACAAGACCTTCCACCCGTTCTTCCTCATCCCCGACCAGAACCGCCGCGGCCGCTGCGAGGCGTTCTGGCGCAAGTACATGGGCGACAGGGTCATCTGCATGGACGACCCGGCGGACACCTGCGACGTGGCCGCCGCGCTGGTGGCCCTCACCGAGCGCGCCGTCCCCAGCGTCGACGCCGTCGCCGCTCGGCTGCTTGCCTCGGGCACGCCGAAAGAGCGCGTGAAGGGCATCGTCCGGGCCATCGAGCCCTGGGCTCAGGTCCTCCGGCGCGCGACGTAG
- a CDS encoding DEAD/DEAH box helicase, translating to MSDSFETLGLSRETLGALRRARFARPTPIQEQAIPPALDGRDIIGCAATGTGKTAAYVVPLVERFARRKGTLGLVLAPTRELVLQIAEPVRFFAEPLGLTHAVVIGGEDMGAQVHALKERPTFVLATPGRLVDLLENDAAAFPHLEALVLDEADRMLDMGFLPQLERIFAALPHRRQTLLFSATLGPDVSRFARQRLYNPVRVEVTRSGTPAERAEQRLYFVRAEEKTPLLLTLLASEEQTTLVFARAKERVEKVHKALQKAGYRAALLHADRTQNQRRQAMEGFRDGTYRVLVATDIAARGLDVEDVGHVINYDLPHAPEDYVHRIGRTARAAASGVASTFAMTREGQVVTKIESIMRAEIPRVAVPREDPVFKEHWENFLAAQRDPGPPQQGASQPKRSPDQGPGRHARTHKKRGS from the coding sequence GTGAGCGACTCCTTCGAAACACTCGGCCTCTCGCGGGAGACGCTCGGCGCCCTGCGCCGGGCGCGCTTCGCCCGGCCCACTCCCATCCAGGAGCAGGCCATTCCTCCCGCCCTCGACGGGCGGGACATCATCGGCTGCGCCGCCACCGGCACCGGCAAGACGGCCGCGTACGTGGTGCCCCTGGTGGAGCGCTTCGCCAGGAGGAAGGGCACGCTCGGCCTGGTGCTCGCCCCCACGCGCGAATTGGTGCTGCAAATCGCGGAGCCGGTGCGCTTCTTCGCCGAGCCGCTCGGCCTCACGCACGCGGTGGTCATCGGCGGCGAGGACATGGGGGCCCAGGTCCATGCGCTGAAGGAGCGTCCCACCTTCGTGCTCGCCACGCCCGGTCGGCTGGTGGACCTGCTTGAAAACGACGCCGCCGCCTTTCCGCACCTGGAGGCACTCGTGCTCGACGAGGCGGACCGGATGCTGGACATGGGCTTCCTGCCGCAGCTCGAGCGCATCTTCGCCGCCCTGCCCCACCGCCGGCAGACGCTCCTGTTCTCAGCGACGCTGGGCCCGGACGTGAGCCGCTTCGCCCGCCAGCGCCTCTACAACCCCGTGCGCGTGGAGGTGACCCGCAGCGGCACTCCCGCCGAGCGCGCGGAGCAGCGGCTCTACTTCGTGAGGGCGGAGGAGAAGACGCCGCTGCTGCTCACGCTGCTCGCCAGCGAGGAGCAGACGACGCTCGTGTTCGCCCGGGCGAAGGAGCGCGTGGAGAAGGTCCACAAGGCGCTCCAGAAGGCTGGCTACCGCGCCGCCCTGCTGCATGCGGACCGCACGCAGAACCAGCGCCGGCAGGCGATGGAGGGCTTCCGCGACGGCACGTACCGCGTCCTCGTGGCCACGGACATCGCCGCGCGCGGCCTGGACGTGGAGGACGTGGGCCACGTCATCAACTACGACCTGCCGCACGCCCCCGAGGACTACGTCCACCGCATCGGCCGCACAGCGCGCGCCGCGGCGAGTGGCGTGGCGTCCACCTTCGCGATGACTCGGGAGGGACAGGTCGTCACGAAGATTGAGAGCATCATGCGCGCGGAGATTCCCCGCGTCGCCGTGCCGCGCGAGGACCCCGTGTTCAAGGAGCACTGGGAGAACTTCCTCGCCGCGCAGAGGGACCCGGGGCCGCCGCAGCAGGGAGCGAGCCAGCCCAAGCGCTCTCCGGACCAGGGCCCCGGACGGCACGCGCGGACGCACAAGAAGCGCGGTTCCTAG
- a CDS encoding alpha-ketoglutarate-dependent dioxygenase AlkB, whose translation MAFPPHRGRSLAHKVRQRTPGHHYNASFLSAADKAEAVAWLGTLHPLWEERYSKHFPPPPGQSQRRLLRPVYWLGNWQFACLDYYRPPKGVLNRCVKAEPFPAVLQRQVTKIEELARRMFRGPDMPKGWHLNTCLVNFYGNRLEDGRWVDTARVGEHKDFEPGPVASLSFGERALLQFVTSTRPGERDEVVLEQWLDDGALQLFGGARWKEQTFHRVQRVDTRAGHEMPPELPDFRTRRINLTFRYVPDEHVIPFAKLSPEAREDVRPYMEELARGSAFFRAELEKERRS comes from the coding sequence ATGGCATTTCCTCCCCACCGGGGGCGCTCACTGGCCCACAAGGTCCGCCAGCGCACCCCGGGCCACCACTACAACGCGAGCTTCCTGTCCGCCGCGGACAAGGCGGAGGCGGTCGCGTGGCTCGGTACGCTCCATCCGCTGTGGGAGGAGCGCTACTCGAAGCACTTCCCGCCACCGCCGGGGCAGTCGCAGCGGCGGCTGCTGCGGCCGGTGTACTGGCTGGGCAACTGGCAGTTCGCGTGCCTGGACTACTACCGCCCGCCGAAGGGCGTGCTGAACCGGTGCGTGAAGGCCGAGCCCTTCCCCGCGGTGCTCCAGCGTCAGGTGACGAAGATTGAGGAGCTGGCGCGGCGGATGTTCCGCGGGCCGGACATGCCGAAGGGCTGGCACCTCAACACGTGCCTGGTGAACTTCTACGGCAACCGCCTGGAGGACGGGCGCTGGGTGGACACCGCGCGGGTGGGCGAGCACAAGGACTTCGAGCCGGGGCCGGTGGCCTCGCTGTCCTTCGGCGAGCGCGCCCTCCTCCAATTCGTCACCTCCACCCGCCCGGGTGAGCGCGACGAGGTGGTGCTGGAGCAGTGGCTGGACGACGGCGCACTCCAGCTCTTCGGTGGTGCGCGGTGGAAGGAACAGACGTTCCACCGCGTGCAGCGGGTGGACACGCGCGCTGGTCACGAGATGCCGCCGGAGCTGCCAGACTTCCGCACCCGCCGCATCAACCTCACGTTCCGCTACGTGCCCGACGAGCACGTGATTCCCTTCGCGAAGCTGTCCCCCGAGGCCCGCGAGGACGTGCGGCCGTACATGGAGGAGCTCGCCCGGGGCAGTGCGTTCTTCCGGGCGGAGCTGGAGAAGGAGCGCAGGTCCTAG